From Mycobacterium cookii:
CATGATCAACGGCCATGGACGCGGTCAACCATCCCGAGCGGGACCAGGCCTGGGACACCGCACAGCGAGGTGAGACGCCGACCCAGCGGCTGGACCGCAACTGGCTCAGCTTGCTGCAGGAGTTGCGGGTCGTTCAAACCGGCGTCCAACTGCTCACCGGGTTCCTGCTGACGCTGCCTTTCCAGCCGCGCTTCGACAATTTGAGCACCAGGATGCAGATCGTCTACCTGGCAACGGTCGGATGCTCGGTCGCCGCCACCGTGCTGCTGGAAGCGCCGGTCGCGATGCATCGCCTGTTGTTTCGCCGCCACCGAACGGTGTACATGGTGTCCGCGGCGCACCGCTTCGCGTACTGCGGTCTGCTGCTGATGGGGTTGTCGCTCACCGGGGTGACGGTCATCATCTTCGGCGCGGTGGCCGGCCCGTCGGCAGGTGTGATTGCCGGGTCGTGCGCCGTCGTTGGCCAGCTGGCCCTCTGGGTGCTGTTTCCGCTCTTGGTACGCCGCGAACCCGTTCCAACGGACTCTTAACCCGCGTCGCGGGGGCGGTTTGCGCCGGGGTGAACATGGGAACATACCTGCCATGTTGATTCGCAGAGTCGCGCGTCCCTTGCTGTCCGCAGTCTTCATCGGCCAAGGTATCGAGACACTTCGCAACCCGTCGGTGACCCTCGAAGCGACGGAGCCGACGGTCGCAGCGCTGCGCAACAACCTGCCGGACGCTTACGGGGACAAGATTCCGTCGAATCCCGAAACGGCCGCGCGGATCAACGCGGCCGTCCAGGTCGGCGGCGGTGTGTTGCTCGCGACCGGGAAGCTGCCGCGGATCGCCTCGGCCGCACTCGCGTTCACGGTGATACCGGGCAGCCTTGGCGGACATCTGTTTTGGACCGAGAGCGACCCGGAGCGCAAAAAGCAGAAGCGACGCGATCTGCTGACCGACCTGAGCCTGCTGGGTGGGCTGCTCATCGCCGCGGCCGACACCGCGGGCAAGCCGTCACTGGGATGGCGTGGCAGGCAGGCGGCCGGCCGGCTCTCGGAGGCGGTGACCTCGGCGCTACCGCTGGCCGGGTCCGACGACTCGGTGTTCGACTCGGAGTTGGCCGAGCGAATCGCCCACGGCCTGCACGCCGGAGCCGAGCGCAGTCGCGAGCTTGCCAGCGCGGCCGCCGAGCGGAGCGCACCCGTGGTCGAGGCGGCCCGCAAACGCGGCGAGGATCTGGCCGAAACTGCGGTCAAGCGAAGCAAACCCGTCGTCAAGAAAGCGCGCAAGCGCGCCCGCAAGCGTGGCGCCGAACTGGCCGACACGGTGCGCGAACGCGGAGCCGAATTCGCCGAGATCGCGCGTGAGCGCGGCAGCGAGATCGGCGAGAAAGCCCTGGAACGTGGCAGCGAATGGGCGGATATCGCTCGCGAGCGCGGCAGCGAATGGGCCGACATCGCCCGAGAGCGGGGCGCTGAACTGGGTGAACGGGCCTATGAACGCGGCAGCGAACTCGCCGACACCGCTCGTGAACACGGCGGCGAACTGGCTCACCGCGGACAAGTCAAAGCCCGCCGCTGGCACTGAGCAAGACCACGACACTGGGCATCCGGCGCGGTAGATTGACATCCACCGCCGCGAGGAGCCACGTCATGACATCCGCTGACTTCGACCCCAACACGCCTCGGTACAGCCCTCCACCGGCCGGCTCACCGCAGCGACCGTATGTCCACCCCGGCAGTCTGTCGACGCGGTTCTTCGCCCGGCTCATCGACGGCATCCTGGTGAACATCGTGGTGTTCGTGCTGACGCTGTTCTTCTTTCCCGACTACTGGGGGTTGGTCACCGGCCTGTTCTCCGGTGTCCTGATGTTCGGCTATTTCGTGCTCTTCGAGGTGACCCAGGGTGCGAGTCTGGGTAAGCGACTGCTCGGCTTGAGCGTTCTGGGCCCAGGCGGACTGCCGCGGCCCACCGCGTCGCAATCGGCCATCCGTAATTCGTTCACGTTGCTCGCGGTGGTGCCCTACGTCGGTCCCCTGCTGGCGTTCATCGCCTACGTCGTCATCGCCGTCACGATCAACGCCAGCCCGTGCAAGCAGGGCAAGCATGACGAGTTGGCCGGCGGCACCCAGGTGATCAAGCGTTGAGCGATCGGGCGAACGTCCCCACGATGGTCGCTACGCTCTGCCCGACATCCATTGCCATTCCGCGCTCGTCGGCGCCCAGCGGTTCCAGCGCGTCGAACTGAGATCGGACCAGCGACGACGGCATGAAATGCCCCGGCCTGCCGGCCTGCCTGCGTGCGATCAACTCCGGCGATCCGGTCAGATGCAGGAATTCGATTGTCGGACAATGTGATCGCAGCTGGTCACGATATCGACGGGCCAGCGCCGAGCAGCTCATCACACCGCCGTGATCGTGGCGCGCCAGCCACTGCCCCACCGCGTCCAGCCACGGTGAGCGATCGGCGTCGGTGAGCGGAGTGCCCGCCGCCATCTTCTCGATGCTGGTGTGCGGGTGAAACGTGTCGGCGTCGGCGAACGGCACCCCCAGGCGATCTGCCAGCGCCGCGCCTACCGTCGACTTACCCGACCCGGAGACACCCATCACGACGACCGGTGTGCTCGGCATTACCGGCCCGGTTGGTTGCGGTTCCACTCCAGCCAGCCGACACCGGTTCGTCCATCCGCGGTGCTGACGACGGCCCACACCCGTGGGAACTCGCTGATCCGTCCGTCCGGGGCCACCAGCCGCAGCGGCGCTTGCCCGCGCACGTCGACGGTCGCGGTGATACCGCCGGGATCGACCACGAGCTTGGCGTTTCGCGGCAACCCGTCATCGTCGAAAGTCTGCTCGCGACTGATGGTTTGCACCTCGGTGACCGTTCCGGCGTCATCCTGGACGTAGCCGACAGCTACCGGCGGGACGCCCGGTATCCGGATGTCGACGGCGTGCACGTGGCTGCCGTCGTCGAGGTGCAGCACGCTCCACATCCAGTCCATGCTCCACCAATCGCGGACTCCCCACGAGTGATCTCGTTGGCCGGGCACCGAGTCGACGGTGTAGCGCCGACCGTCGATCGTCACGGAACCCGATACGGTGCACGGTATTTCGTAGCGGGTCGCGATGCGGTACTGGTAGGGCGTGCCGTCGGTAGTCCATACCAGGTCCAGCGTCACCTCGGCCGGGGTGCCGTGTTCCGCTCGCAGCAACGCGGCCGGGTCGGCGTACGACTGACCGGTGCCGCGCAAGGTGATCCGGTAGCTGCGCAGCGGGTCGGCGGCGTTGTGCGCGAAATCGGTTGTCGCCGTGTGCACGACCCACGGATCAGCGGGCAACGGAACCTCGAAGTCGACAACTGCGACCGTGGGGAGGTTCGGCCCGCACAGCAGCGCGTGCAACCAGGCGGTCTGCTGGTTGGGGATCAGGCCGAGTCGCACCCAGCCACCGAATCCCTGTGCGGCATCGGCGAAGTCGGCATACCAGCTTTCATTCCAGAGCGGCTCGTCGGTGGCGGTGTGAGCCGCCTCGTCGTCAGGCGACGGGCACAGCGGCGCGACGGCGATCGGCGCGGGCAGGATCGCCAGCGCGTCGGTGTCAAGCACGTGCTCGCAGTGCCGCTGCAGCATCGTCATGAACATGTCGTCGCCACGGTCGGTGCGTTCCACCAGCATCGACGACACGATGGCCATCATCACGCCGAAGAAGCTCTGTCGGCGCACGCCCTCGCGGACCTCGGCGAGGCTGACCGGTGCGCTGGGCCCCAGAGCGCGGTGGTAGTCACCGAGCAGCGCGTCATAGTGTTCGCGGCGGTCCGCGACCGGCAACGCGCAGCCGACGAAGTAGGCCAGATCGGTCATCGCCGGGCCCCAGGTGACCGTCTGCCAATCGACCACCGTCAGCGGGCGGTCGGCCCCGTCGGCGCCGAACAGCATGTTGTCCAACCGGTAGTCGCCGTGCACGAGTCCATGGATCCGGCCGCCGGTCGCCTCATCGGCGAGGTATCCATCGAACGCGCCGACCAGTTGTTCGCACACCATGCGGTACTGCGGGGCGATCCGGTCGCCGTAGCGGTCGACGAAGCCGGCGTAGAGCGCGGCGATCAGCGCCTGATTGACCGGAGTGTCACGGTTCAGCCACGGCGCCTCGGCCAGCGTGCTGTCACCGAGCAGCGGGCCCTGCAGACGGGCCAGCTCGGTGACGGCCAGTTGAGCCTGTTCCGTTGTCGCGCCGCGTATTTCGTCGCCGACGACGGCTGGGTTGGCGTCACCGAGCAACACATCGAAGATTCCGGATGACGCGTCGAACGCGGCGTGGTAGCACGGCGCGACCGGTCCGTGCAGCCTCGGCGCGATATCGCGGTAGAAGCACACCTCGCGCTCGTAGAGACCCAGCGTCATACCGGTCTGGCGGCTCATCGGATCGGTGGCCGCGACCTTGAGCACCACCGAGTCCGGTCGGCCGTCGCCAGGCTCCCCGTCGGCGTAGGTCAGCGCAATGCGGTAGCACTCGCTCATCTGACCCGTGCCGATGCGCTCGACGGAGAATGCGGAGATGGTTCCCGCGCCGACGGCTGCCGTCAGCCACTGGGCGGTGAGGTCGGCCGGCCGTTCGACGACGTTGTCGAGGTGCGATGTCATGGCTGCTCACGAAACCACATCGGCCGTCATCGCGCCAGGGAAAACCCCTCCCACGCCCGCCGCCGCTCGGGGTGCGGATCGAATTCGAGGCGTGATTTGCTGTCGAAGACCATGACCGCGCGGTCGGTATCGGTGTAGGCCGGCCAGTCGTCGCCGGGGTTACCGGTGTGGCTGAATGACCGCCAGCGCCTTTGCACTTCGTTGGTCACCCGCAGCGCGGATCGCCGGTCAGCGGGAGCGGTCAGCAGCGCCCCGAATTTGGTGCGGTAGACACCGAAGACCGCGAGCAGTTCGGTGGCGTGCGTCGCGCCCAGCCCGGACCAGCGCAGCACGCGGGGTGCGTAGTCGTAGCGGTACAGGTGTGCGGGTGCGTGGCGACCGTGGGCTTCGGCGATCTCCCACGCCGCGGAGCTGAACGCGAAATCCCCGCCGAGCCTGATGCAGGCGGACCGGTCCGGATAGTCCGGGTAGGCACGGGTAATGCGTTCCCGCGCAGCCGGATCCACTTCGGCGAGCAGCGCTTCGATCATCGGCTCGGTGGTCGGCAGCAACTGCAGGAAGCGGGTGAACAACTTACCCTCCTCGGCGTTGGTACCCACGATCAGCGGAACCCGGTGGGCTTTGCCCTCCCGCATCGCCACGACGGGATCCAGTGGCAGATAGTCGTCGCCGAAGACGGGGCCGATGGGGAAGGCGCCCAGCATGTCTCGTACGCCGTCTTCTATCAGGCGGTTCTGCGCGGCCAGCAACTCCGCGGGAGACGCTTTCATCAGCGCGTGGGTGGCGTCTTGTCGGCGCGCACCCAGCGCTGCGATGTATCGCATGGCGAACTCCGCGGCGACCTCACTCGAGCGGGTCATCCCGCTGGCCGGGCTCTCTGAAATCGCCTGGGCGAAAAGGCCTTCGGCGTCCGGAGCGGCGAGCAGCGCGGCCACGGCATGCGCGCCTGCGCTCTCGCCGAACACTGTCACGCTGTCCGGGTCACCGCCGAACGCGGCAATGTTCTCCTTGACCCAGCGCAGGGCCAGCACCAGATCGCGCAGGAATAGGTTGCTGTCGATGTGGACGTCGTCGGTCGACAGCGACGACAGATCCAGGCAGCCCAGCGCGCCCAGCCGGTAGTTCACCGAGACATAGACACACCCGCGGCGGGCCAGGGCCACCCCGTCGTAGATCGGCGTCGCCGAGCTGCCCATGATGTATCCGCCGCCATGCACGAAGACCATGACAGGCAGCGAATCGGATTCCGGCATCTGCGGGCTGACGACGTTGAGGGTGAGACAGTCCTCGCCCATCGGCTGGTACTTGCCGACGCCCATGACCGTGTAACGACGCTCCTGGGGTGCGCATTTGGTGAAGCCGTGGCAATACCGCACTCCGGGCCACGGCTGGGCCGGTCGCGGCGCGCGGAACCGCAGGGAACCGACCGGTGCCTGGGCGTAGGGAATGGACCGCCAGCGGTGCACGCCGTCGCGGGTGAAGCCTTCGACGGTGCCGGCGGCCGTGGTCACGCGGACCGTGTGTTCGTGCATCACTCGACGGTATCGAAAGTCGTGTCGCTCGGCAGGTCAAGTTCGAGGACCCGGATCGTCCCGCCGGTGCCGTCGACCTCGACCAGCGCCCCGGGCGGCAGCCGTCTGGTCGCGTCGTGCACGTCGACCACGCACGGGACGCCGAATTCGCGGGCCACCACCGCGGCGTGCGACATCGGCCCACCCAGTTCGGTCACCACCGCCCCCGCGTAGGAGAACGCGGCGGTGTAGCCGACATCGGTGACCTCTGCTACCAGGATCTCCCCGGCCTGCAGGTCGTCGATGGTGTCCGGCCGGACGATCCGCACCCGCCCGCGGACTCGTCCGCCGCACACGCCGACCCCGGACATCGACTGCCCGGGGTTCAGCGCCGTCGCCGCGACTGGGACTGCGCGCCAATCGCCGCTGAAAACCGGGGGCGGGACGACGCCGGCCAGCCGGATCTGTTCGGCACGCCGGCGCGCGACCAGCGCGGCCGGGTCGGCGGGCAGTGCGTCGAGTTCGTCGACCAGCAGATAGAACACGTCGTCGGCGTCCCCGAGCACCCCGGAGTTCGCCAGCCTGCGGCCAAGCTCACGAAGGAGGTTGCGCAGCAACCAGATCGCACGGACCATCCGGTCGCGCCGGACTTCGCGGTCGCGGAGTTGGCGGGCGGCAAGCAGCGCCACCGGCCGCGCGCGCAGCGGGATCGACGGTGGCGATGTCTCCGGGCGGATCGGAGTGTCAAGCGATTTGGCCACCATGCGGATCAGCAGCTCGGGGTCGTCGGCGTAGCTCGACGACCGCATCTCCACCTCCGCGGGACCGCGATGGCCGATCACGGTCAGCTCGGCGAGGACGGCCGCATGGAATTCCGGGGCATGGGCGGCGAGCTCGTCGAGGTGGTCGCCGCGAGCGGCCAGAATGCGGACCACATTCGGGTCGCGTTGCGCGGCGCGGGCCAGCCGATAGACCGCGCTCAGCGGTTGCGCGCTGGCCAGCTCCTGACCCACCGGCAGCACGATGTCGCGGCCGTTCAG
This genomic window contains:
- a CDS encoding RDD family protein, translating into MTSADFDPNTPRYSPPPAGSPQRPYVHPGSLSTRFFARLIDGILVNIVVFVLTLFFFPDYWGLVTGLFSGVLMFGYFVLFEVTQGASLGKRLLGLSVLGPGGLPRPTASQSAIRNSFTLLAVVPYVGPLLAFIAYVVIAVTINASPCKQGKHDELAGGTQVIKR
- a CDS encoding gluconokinase gives rise to the protein MPSTPVVVMGVSGSGKSTVGAALADRLGVPFADADTFHPHTSIEKMAAGTPLTDADRSPWLDAVGQWLARHDHGGVMSCSALARRYRDQLRSHCPTIEFLHLTGSPELIARRQAGRPGHFMPSSLVRSQFDALEPLGADERGMAMDVGQSVATIVGTFARSLNA
- a CDS encoding DoxX family membrane protein, translating into MLIRRVARPLLSAVFIGQGIETLRNPSVTLEATEPTVAALRNNLPDAYGDKIPSNPETAARINAAVQVGGGVLLATGKLPRIASAALAFTVIPGSLGGHLFWTESDPERKKQKRRDLLTDLSLLGGLLIAAADTAGKPSLGWRGRQAAGRLSEAVTSALPLAGSDDSVFDSELAERIAHGLHAGAERSRELASAAAERSAPVVEAARKRGEDLAETAVKRSKPVVKKARKRARKRGAELADTVRERGAEFAEIARERGSEIGEKALERGSEWADIARERGSEWADIARERGAELGERAYERGSELADTAREHGGELAHRGQVKARRWH
- a CDS encoding carboxylesterase/lipase family protein — its product is MHEHTVRVTTAAGTVEGFTRDGVHRWRSIPYAQAPVGSLRFRAPRPAQPWPGVRYCHGFTKCAPQERRYTVMGVGKYQPMGEDCLTLNVVSPQMPESDSLPVMVFVHGGGYIMGSSATPIYDGVALARRGCVYVSVNYRLGALGCLDLSSLSTDDVHIDSNLFLRDLVLALRWVKENIAAFGGDPDSVTVFGESAGAHAVAALLAAPDAEGLFAQAISESPASGMTRSSEVAAEFAMRYIAALGARRQDATHALMKASPAELLAAQNRLIEDGVRDMLGAFPIGPVFGDDYLPLDPVVAMREGKAHRVPLIVGTNAEEGKLFTRFLQLLPTTEPMIEALLAEVDPAARERITRAYPDYPDRSACIRLGGDFAFSSAAWEIAEAHGRHAPAHLYRYDYAPRVLRWSGLGATHATELLAVFGVYRTKFGALLTAPADRRSALRVTNEVQRRWRSFSHTGNPGDDWPAYTDTDRAVMVFDSKSRLEFDPHPERRRAWEGFSLAR
- a CDS encoding DUF6328 family protein; its protein translation is MDAVNHPERDQAWDTAQRGETPTQRLDRNWLSLLQELRVVQTGVQLLTGFLLTLPFQPRFDNLSTRMQIVYLATVGCSVAATVLLEAPVAMHRLLFRRHRTVYMVSAAHRFAYCGLLLMGLSLTGVTVIIFGAVAGPSAGVIAGSCAVVGQLALWVLFPLLVRREPVPTDS
- a CDS encoding DUF7064 domain-containing protein; the protein is MTSHLDNVVERPADLTAQWLTAAVGAGTISAFSVERIGTGQMSECYRIALTYADGEPGDGRPDSVVLKVAATDPMSRQTGMTLGLYEREVCFYRDIAPRLHGPVAPCYHAAFDASSGIFDVLLGDANPAVVGDEIRGATTEQAQLAVTELARLQGPLLGDSTLAEAPWLNRDTPVNQALIAALYAGFVDRYGDRIAPQYRMVCEQLVGAFDGYLADEATGGRIHGLVHGDYRLDNMLFGADGADRPLTVVDWQTVTWGPAMTDLAYFVGCALPVADRREHYDALLGDYHRALGPSAPVSLAEVREGVRRQSFFGVMMAIVSSMLVERTDRGDDMFMTMLQRHCEHVLDTDALAILPAPIAVAPLCPSPDDEAAHTATDEPLWNESWYADFADAAQGFGGWVRLGLIPNQQTAWLHALLCGPNLPTVAVVDFEVPLPADPWVVHTATTDFAHNAADPLRSYRITLRGTGQSYADPAALLRAEHGTPAEVTLDLVWTTDGTPYQYRIATRYEIPCTVSGSVTIDGRRYTVDSVPGQRDHSWGVRDWWSMDWMWSVLHLDDGSHVHAVDIRIPGVPPVAVGYVQDDAGTVTEVQTISREQTFDDDGLPRNAKLVVDPGGITATVDVRGQAPLRLVAPDGRISEFPRVWAVVSTADGRTGVGWLEWNRNQPGR